One stretch of Acropora muricata isolate sample 2 chromosome 12, ASM3666990v1, whole genome shotgun sequence DNA includes these proteins:
- the LOC136893984 gene encoding uncharacterized protein produces MLMANIFSFLLSLSLILMQSAVYLPGVAAETLYHPHLRQDVFLKDEFHYLSTPVIGRREVIDGFDCSFECLSSPLCYSYNLAASRGPDGKLWCELLSSDKYSHPRNYSGNQSSHHFVAKRPCVPSPCQNGGTCLTTRYGFKCKCKTGFLGELCETTIKAFNSCKAYYDEFQLNGSQIANLTLDSQLTPVLCHHWQVGDVGCGHGVWTPVMKIHGDRRNFDYSSDRWRNKAAFNPAGGTTGFDFTETKLPTYWNTSFSEICLGMRRLGQQDIRFVVIPKKADSLHSLIEDGNYRATSLGRNKWIGLMSGFQNLQPNCRKEGFNPSCTFAQRRVRIGILGNNEADCHTCDSLLGFGLDVARSCGDYRDGLRSTSTMGYILVK; encoded by the exons GTGTCGCCGCCGAAACTTTATATCATCCACATCTTCGTCAAGACGTCTTCTTGAAAGACGAGTTCCACTACTTAAGCACGCCAGTTATTGGAAGACGCGAAGTAATCGACGGCTTTGATTGTTCCTTTGAATGTCTGAGTAGTCCATTGTGCTACTCGTACAACCTGGCCGCATCCCGAGGACCCGACGGAAAACTCTGGTGCGAGTTACTGTCATCCGATAAATACAGCCATCCCAGGAACTACTCTGGAAACCAAAGCTCGCACCATTTTGTTGCTAAG CGTCCATGCGTCCCTTCGCCGTGCCAAAACGGGGGAACATGTTTGACTACGCGATATGGTTTTAAATGCAAGTGCAAGACTGGTTTCCTTGGAGAACTGTGTGAGACGACCATCAAAG CCTTCAACTCGTGTAAAGCTTATTACGACGAATTCCA ATTGAATGGAAGTCAGATTGCAAACCTTACCTTGGACTCACAGCTGACTCCAGTTCTATGCCACCACTGGCAGGTTGGCGATGTAGGATGCGGACATGGGGTCTGGACACCAGTCATGAAAATTCACGGTGACCGg agaaactTTGATTATTCTTCTGATCGGTGGCGCAACAAAGCTGCCTTTAATCCAGCAGGAGGAACGACTGGGTTCGACTTCACAGAAACCAAGTTACCAACGTATTGGAACACATCTTTCTCTGAGATCTGTCTCGGCATGAGAAGGCTGGGGCAACAGGACATCAGGTTCGTTGTCATCCCCAAAAAGGCCGACTCCTTGCATTCGCTTATTGAAGACGGAAACTACCGTGCAACCTCTTTGGGTCGCAACAAATGGATAGGTCTGATGAGCGGATTTCAAAATCTCCAACCCAATTGCAGAAAAGAAGGGTTTAATCCTTCTTGTACTTTTGCCCAGCGTCGCGTTAGAATCGGCATTTTGGGCAACAACGAAGCGGACTGCCACACTTGTGACAGCCTACTGGGTTTTGGTTTAGATGTAGCTCGTTCCTGCGGCGACTACCGCGATGGGTTACGTAGCACTAGCACTATGGGTTACATATTAGTCAAGTAA